One genomic segment of Pseudomonas chlororaphis subsp. aurantiaca includes these proteins:
- a CDS encoding ABC transporter ATP-binding protein, with translation MGASILTARNLSKVVPSAEGELTILHELSLELNKGDSLAIVGSSGSGKSTLLGLLAGLDLPSSGEVTLAGRSLGTLDEDQRARIRAEHVGFVFQSFQLLDSLNALENVMLPMELDGRRDARERATELLQRVGLGQRLSHSPRQLSGGEQQRVAIARAFAAEPDVLFADEPTGNLDSHTGERISDLLFDLNKESGTTLVLVTHDERLAHRCRRLIRLEAGLLVAPLEP, from the coding sequence ATGGGCGCAAGCATTCTCACTGCGCGGAACCTTAGCAAAGTGGTTCCCAGCGCGGAAGGTGAACTGACCATCCTGCACGAACTCAGCCTGGAACTGAACAAAGGCGACAGCCTGGCCATCGTCGGCAGTTCCGGCTCAGGAAAATCCACCCTGCTCGGCCTGCTGGCCGGTCTCGACCTGCCCAGCAGCGGTGAGGTCACCCTGGCCGGTCGCAGCCTGGGCACATTGGACGAAGACCAGCGCGCCCGAATCCGCGCCGAGCATGTGGGCTTCGTCTTCCAGTCGTTCCAACTGCTCGACAGCCTCAATGCCCTGGAGAACGTCATGTTGCCCATGGAGCTGGATGGCCGCCGGGATGCCCGCGAGCGTGCGACCGAGCTGCTCCAGCGCGTCGGGCTCGGGCAACGCCTGAGTCACTCGCCTCGCCAGCTCTCCGGTGGCGAACAACAGCGGGTAGCCATCGCCCGCGCCTTCGCCGCCGAACCTGACGTGCTGTTCGCCGACGAGCCGACCGGCAACCTCGACAGCCACACCGGCGAGCGCATCAGCGACCTGCTGTTCGATCTGAACAAGGAAAGCGGCACGACGCTGGTCCTGGTCACTCACGATGAACGCCTGGCCCATCGTTGCCGGCGCCTGATCCGCCTTGAAGCCGGCCTGCTGGTCGCCCCCCTGGAGCCTTGA
- a CDS encoding ABC transporter permease, whose translation MARLPLLRLFSLAVRQLLRDARAGELRVLFFALVVAVAASTAIGYFGARLNGAMLLRATEFLGADLLLESSSPARPEQIQSGRELGLQHAQVVEFSSVIATDNGIQLSSIKAADDAYPLRGQLKSAPAPYAAEEIGGGPQPGEAWVEARLLTALDLKIGDSIDVGMKTLRLSRVLTYEPDRAGNFYSLTPRVLINLSDLNATGVVQPGSRVSYKELWRGPGSALETYRQLIKPGLAANQRLQDARDGNRQIGGALGKAERYLNMASLVAVLLAGVAVALSAARFASRRFDASALLRCLGLSRRETMLLFTLQLALLGILASIVGALLGWLAQLGLFYLLHDLLPTDVPPGGLLPAVAGIGTGLVALGGFALPPLAALGRVPPLRVLRRDLLPIPPSTWMVYGAALLALGLIMWRLSLDLLLTFALLGGGVIAALVLGGLLLLALQSLRRLLAKASLPWRLGLGQLLRHPLAAAGQSLAFGLILLSMALIALLRGELLDTWQNQLPKNAPNYFALNILPADKQAFTDKLVALSAPSAPLYPVVPGRLISINGEPVREIVSKDSSGDRAVQRDLSLTWAADLPEGNKITSGSWWAQQPEGDLPGVSVEAQVAESLKLKLGDQMTFSVGGVNREARVTSLREINWDNFQPNFFMIFQPGTLRDLPATYLTSFYLAAGHDQQVVELSRAFPAVTILQVEALLEQLRSILAQVTLAVEYVLLFVLAAGMAVLFSGLQATLDERIRQGALLRALGAERQLLVKARRIEFGLLGAVSGLLAALGSELVSLVLYQFAFDLPWHPHPWLLLLPVIGALLIGGAGVYGTRRALNASPLTVLREG comes from the coding sequence ATGGCACGCCTGCCGCTGTTGCGCCTGTTCAGCCTTGCCGTTCGCCAACTTCTGCGCGACGCCCGCGCCGGAGAACTGCGGGTATTGTTCTTCGCCCTGGTGGTGGCGGTGGCCGCCAGCACCGCCATCGGCTATTTCGGTGCCCGCCTCAACGGCGCGATGCTGCTGCGCGCTACGGAGTTCCTCGGCGCGGACCTACTGCTTGAAAGCAGCTCTCCGGCAAGGCCCGAACAGATCCAGAGCGGCCGGGAACTGGGCCTGCAACATGCGCAGGTGGTGGAGTTTTCCAGTGTGATCGCCACCGACAATGGCATCCAGCTGTCCAGTATCAAGGCCGCGGATGACGCCTACCCGCTGCGCGGCCAGCTGAAAAGCGCCCCGGCCCCTTACGCGGCGGAAGAAATCGGCGGCGGTCCACAACCAGGCGAAGCCTGGGTCGAAGCCCGATTGTTGACCGCGCTGGACCTGAAAATCGGCGACAGCATCGACGTCGGGATGAAAACCCTGCGCCTGAGCCGGGTACTGACTTACGAGCCGGATCGCGCCGGCAACTTCTATAGCCTGACGCCCAGGGTACTGATCAACCTGAGCGACCTGAACGCCACCGGCGTGGTGCAACCGGGCAGCCGGGTCAGTTACAAGGAGCTCTGGCGCGGTCCGGGAAGCGCCCTGGAAACCTATCGCCAATTGATCAAGCCAGGCCTGGCGGCCAATCAGCGCCTGCAGGATGCCCGAGATGGCAACCGCCAGATCGGCGGGGCCCTGGGCAAGGCCGAACGCTACTTGAACATGGCCAGCCTGGTGGCGGTGCTGCTGGCAGGCGTGGCGGTTGCCCTGTCCGCTGCGCGCTTCGCCTCCCGCCGCTTCGACGCCAGCGCGCTGCTGCGCTGCCTGGGCCTGTCCCGCCGGGAAACCATGCTGCTGTTCACCCTGCAACTGGCCCTGCTCGGCATCCTGGCCAGCATCGTCGGCGCGCTGCTCGGCTGGCTCGCCCAGCTTGGGCTGTTTTACCTGCTGCATGACCTGCTACCAACCGATGTACCTCCCGGAGGATTGCTCCCCGCCGTCGCCGGTATCGGTACTGGCCTGGTGGCGCTTGGAGGTTTCGCCCTGCCGCCCCTGGCGGCGCTGGGGCGTGTCCCGCCCTTGCGGGTATTGCGTCGTGACCTGCTGCCGATCCCCCCAAGCACCTGGATGGTGTATGGCGCCGCCTTGCTGGCCCTGGGCCTGATCATGTGGCGCCTGAGCCTGGATCTGCTCTTGACCTTCGCCTTGCTCGGTGGCGGCGTCATTGCTGCCCTGGTCCTGGGTGGATTACTGCTGCTGGCCCTGCAAAGTCTGCGTCGCTTGCTGGCCAAGGCGTCGCTGCCATGGCGCCTGGGTTTGGGCCAGTTACTGCGGCATCCCTTGGCCGCTGCCGGGCAATCCCTGGCCTTCGGCTTGATCCTGCTGTCGATGGCCTTGATTGCGCTGTTGCGTGGAGAACTGCTCGACACCTGGCAAAACCAGTTGCCCAAGAACGCGCCGAACTATTTCGCCCTGAATATCCTGCCCGCGGACAAGCAGGCCTTCACCGACAAACTGGTGGCGCTTTCCGCCCCTTCTGCGCCGTTGTACCCGGTAGTGCCAGGGCGGCTGATCAGCATCAACGGCGAACCGGTCCGGGAAATCGTCAGCAAGGACTCCAGTGGCGACCGCGCCGTACAGCGGGACTTGAGCCTGACCTGGGCCGCGGATCTGCCAGAAGGCAATAAGATCACCAGCGGCTCGTGGTGGGCGCAACAGCCCGAAGGGGATTTGCCTGGCGTCTCGGTCGAGGCCCAGGTGGCCGAAAGCCTGAAACTCAAACTTGGCGACCAGATGACGTTCAGCGTCGGCGGAGTCAATCGCGAGGCCAGGGTGACCAGCCTGCGGGAAATCAACTGGGACAATTTCCAGCCCAACTTTTTCATGATCTTTCAGCCCGGCACGCTGCGGGATCTGCCTGCCACTTACCTGACCAGCTTCTATCTGGCTGCGGGTCACGACCAACAGGTGGTCGAGTTGTCCCGGGCCTTCCCGGCAGTGACCATCCTGCAAGTGGAGGCGTTACTCGAACAACTGCGCAGCATCCTGGCCCAGGTCACCCTGGCCGTGGAATACGTGCTGCTGTTTGTACTCGCCGCCGGCATGGCAGTGCTGTTTTCCGGACTACAGGCCACCCTGGATGAGCGAATTCGTCAGGGCGCCCTGCTACGGGCGCTGGGGGCGGAACGACAATTACTGGTCAAGGCCCGGCGTATCGAGTTCGGGCTGCTGGGAGCGGTCAGTGGGCTGCTGGCCGCATTGGGATCGGAACTGGTGAGCCTGGTGTTGTATCAGTTTGCCTTCGACCTACCCTGGCATCCACATCCCTGGCTGTTGCTCCTGCCTGTTATCGGTGCCCTGCTGATCGGCGGTGCCGGTGTCTATGGAACGCGCCGGGCATTGAATGCCAGCCCGCTGACAGTACTGCGCGAGGGGTAA
- the greB gene encoding transcription elongation factor GreB, translating to MSTKLITQEGFEALKNELDYLWREKRPDVTQKVTWAASLGDRSENADYQYNKKLLREIDRRVRYLRKRLEDMKVVSYSPEQEGRVFFGAWVDIENEEGETKRFRIVGYDEIYGQKDYISIDSPMARALLKKEVGDEAIVQTPGGEMCWWINQIEYMK from the coding sequence TTGAGTACCAAGCTCATTACGCAGGAAGGTTTCGAGGCTCTGAAAAACGAACTGGATTACCTGTGGCGGGAGAAACGTCCGGATGTGACGCAGAAAGTCACTTGGGCGGCCTCCCTGGGGGACAGGAGTGAAAATGCGGATTATCAGTACAACAAGAAACTCCTGAGGGAAATTGATCGTCGGGTTCGTTACCTGCGCAAGCGACTCGAAGACATGAAGGTCGTGTCTTATTCGCCGGAACAGGAGGGGCGGGTTTTCTTCGGTGCCTGGGTCGATATCGAAAATGAAGAGGGCGAAACCAAGCGTTTCCGTATCGTCGGTTACGACGAGATATACGGGCAGAAGGATTACATCTCCATCGATTCGCCCATGGCTCGGGCGCTCTTGAAGAAAGAAGTCGGCGACGAGGCAATAGTGCAGACGCCCGGTGGAGAAATGTGCTGGTGGATCAATCAGATCGAATACATGAAATGA
- a CDS encoding response regulator transcription factor: MGSIIIVDDHPLIRLAIRTVLEPHEHNIVAEADNGADAVQLVRKHLPDLLILDLNIPNLDGFSVISHIKSAGLPIKTLVLTSSNSKNFALRCLQAGTAGFLCKNDNLNELANAVKAILSGYSYFPEDTISTLQQNTNAACQESVLIAQLTDREITVLKLLASGLNNQKIADALLISHKTVSTYKVRLLKRFNVSNLVALAELAKRNSVV, encoded by the coding sequence ATGGGAAGTATCATCATCGTCGACGACCATCCGTTGATTCGACTCGCCATAAGAACCGTTCTGGAACCTCATGAGCACAACATCGTCGCGGAGGCGGACAACGGGGCCGACGCCGTCCAGCTGGTACGCAAGCATCTTCCAGACTTGCTCATCCTGGACTTGAACATACCCAACCTGGACGGATTTTCCGTTATCTCCCACATAAAGTCCGCTGGGTTGCCTATAAAAACACTGGTGCTGACCTCCAGCAACTCCAAGAACTTCGCCTTGCGCTGTTTGCAGGCCGGTACAGCCGGCTTCCTGTGTAAGAACGATAACCTGAACGAACTGGCCAATGCGGTAAAAGCCATCCTATCGGGGTATAGCTACTTCCCCGAAGATACGATCAGCACCTTGCAACAGAATACAAATGCCGCCTGCCAGGAAAGTGTCTTGATTGCCCAGCTGACCGACCGGGAAATCACTGTCCTGAAACTGCTGGCAAGCGGCCTGAACAATCAGAAAATCGCGGATGCGCTGCTGATCAGCCACAAGACGGTAAGCACCTATAAGGTCAGGCTGCTAAAACGGTTCAACGTTTCCAATCTGGTAGCACTGGCGGAGCTGGCCAAACGCAACTCCGTAGTTTGA
- a CDS encoding class I SAM-dependent methyltransferase, whose amino-acid sequence MNALHPPVRLAPITANLVQRNPKILLGGTHQPTLLRYLDGWPRRSTGPSAFLIQFIEDGESLVRFANDSFDLAVIQAPSSENAAEVIRHLTRVARQGLITRR is encoded by the coding sequence ATGAATGCACTCCACCCTCCTGTACGTCTTGCGCCAATCACGGCGAATCTTGTTCAGCGCAATCCAAAAATTCTTCTTGGCGGTACACACCAGCCGACATTGCTGCGTTATCTCGATGGCTGGCCACGTCGCAGCACAGGCCCTTCGGCCTTTCTGATCCAGTTCATCGAAGACGGCGAGTCCTTGGTACGTTTTGCCAACGACAGTTTTGACCTTGCGGTGATACAGGCACCCAGCTCGGAAAATGCCGCTGAAGTCATCCGGCATCTGACCCGTGTGGCTCGACAGGGGCTGATCACCCGTAGATAA
- a CDS encoding DoxX family protein gives MSTLIKTVLSTRAGYGLTVLRVFVGIIFAAHGAQKLFGLFGGYGLAGTAQWMESIGLAPGHLMALLAGGTEFFGGLALIIGLLARPAALGLSFTLLVAIFSVHISNGLFMANNGYEFALALLGGTIAVLIEGAGKLSLDAAIAK, from the coding sequence ATGAGCACACTGATCAAAACCGTACTGAGCACCCGTGCAGGCTATGGCCTGACTGTCCTGCGAGTTTTTGTCGGTATCATTTTCGCCGCACACGGTGCACAAAAGCTTTTTGGCCTGTTTGGTGGTTACGGATTGGCAGGGACGGCACAGTGGATGGAGAGCATAGGCCTGGCACCCGGACACCTGATGGCGTTGCTGGCGGGCGGTACCGAGTTCTTTGGCGGTCTGGCGCTGATTATCGGTCTGTTGGCACGTCCTGCCGCGCTGGGGTTGAGCTTCACCTTGCTGGTAGCGATTTTCTCCGTACACATCAGCAATGGCCTGTTCATGGCGAACAATGGTTATGAGTTCGCCCTGGCTTTGCTCGGCGGCACCATTGCGGTTCTGATCGAAGGCGCGGGCAAATTGTCACTCGATGCCGCGATTGCCAAGTAG
- a CDS encoding transglycosylase SLT domain-containing protein: MTRPLVLLALCLSLLLPLPAVARLAGPPEAAVTGKVRDLAEIRSSRVLRVLVNQSRNSSGEVQGQAIGVEYHRLRAFEQYLNGHARDGQEISLKIIPKAKDQLLGALQRGEGDLVAPGELLEALPGQAVSPSEPVASNVPMLLVGIKGERRYTRPEQLSGKTLALTTGSAAGEAVSQINQKLALHKLAPIKVEWVDPSLAVEDVLEMVQGGIFHLTIVEKPIAERWGKVLPKLRFDRQLVISESGEEHWFVRRDASMLRASIDRFLKVYKAPADQDVAFLRIYRRLYQVHNPLTRADRQRLEKLRPVLQKHADAQSMDWLNLAALAFKESSLQPTARSGSGPTGLMQITPSAAQRVGVNNIQTLDNNVLAGAKYLALIRRKFFSSPKLNERERMAFVLAAYNMGPERVQGMRTEARRRGLNPNQWFFQVERIAMEQVGMGAVSYVNSVNKYYLAFDRERESLEPQARKVVSRK, encoded by the coding sequence ATGACGCGACCCTTGGTTTTGCTAGCGTTGTGCTTGTCGTTGCTGCTGCCCCTGCCGGCGGTCGCGCGCTTGGCCGGCCCTCCGGAAGCCGCCGTAACGGGCAAGGTCCGCGACCTGGCGGAGATTCGTAGCAGCCGGGTCCTGCGGGTGCTGGTCAACCAGAGTCGCAACAGTTCCGGTGAAGTCCAGGGCCAGGCCATCGGCGTCGAATACCACCGCCTGCGTGCCTTTGAGCAGTACCTCAATGGTCATGCTCGCGACGGGCAGGAAATCAGTCTCAAGATCATCCCCAAAGCCAAGGATCAACTGCTCGGTGCGTTGCAGCGCGGTGAGGGCGACCTGGTCGCTCCGGGAGAATTGCTGGAGGCGCTACCGGGGCAAGCGGTGAGCCCCAGTGAACCGGTTGCCAGCAACGTGCCGATGCTGCTGGTGGGAATCAAGGGCGAGCGGCGTTACACCCGACCCGAACAACTCTCCGGCAAGACCCTGGCGCTGACCACCGGCAGCGCCGCCGGGGAGGCGGTGAGCCAGATCAATCAGAAGCTGGCGCTGCATAAGCTGGCGCCGATCAAGGTCGAGTGGGTCGATCCGAGCCTGGCAGTCGAAGATGTCCTGGAAATGGTCCAGGGCGGGATCTTTCATCTGACCATCGTCGAGAAGCCCATTGCCGAGCGCTGGGGCAAGGTCCTGCCGAAGCTGCGTTTCGATCGGCAACTGGTCATCAGCGAGTCGGGCGAGGAGCACTGGTTCGTGCGGCGCGACGCCTCGATGCTGCGGGCGAGCATCGATCGTTTCCTGAAGGTCTACAAGGCGCCGGCGGATCAGGACGTTGCGTTCTTGCGCATCTATCGGCGCCTGTATCAGGTGCATAACCCTTTGACCCGGGCCGATCGCCAGCGTCTGGAAAAGCTGCGCCCGGTATTACAGAAGCATGCCGATGCGCAGAGCATGGACTGGTTGAACCTGGCGGCCCTGGCCTTCAAGGAATCGTCGTTGCAACCCACTGCCAGGAGCGGCAGCGGTCCGACCGGCCTGATGCAGATCACCCCGTCAGCCGCCCAGCGGGTCGGGGTCAATAACATTCAGACCCTCGATAACAATGTGCTGGCCGGAGCCAAGTACCTGGCGTTGATCCGGCGCAAGTTCTTTTCCAGTCCCAAGCTCAACGAGCGCGAGCGTATGGCGTTCGTCCTGGCGGCTTACAACATGGGGCCGGAGCGTGTGCAGGGGATGCGCACCGAAGCCCGGCGGCGCGGGTTGAACCCCAATCAGTGGTTTTTCCAGGTCGAGCGCATTGCCATGGAGCAGGTCGGAATGGGCGCCGTCAGCTATGTTAATAGCGTCAACAAATACTATTTGGCCTTTGACCGGGAACGCGAATCGTTGGAGCCGCAAGCGCGTAAGGTCGTCTCACGGAAATAA
- a CDS encoding TatD family hydrolase, producing the protein MQLIDIGVNLTNPSFAEKHRAVLDRAYAAGVCQLVLTGTSVEGSEQALELSRQLDESGRQLFSTAGIHPHCASDWNADSAQRLRSLLKESSVKAVGECGLDFNRDSSPRPQQEKVLEEHLALAVELQLPVFLHERDASQRLLEIVRDFRDRLPAAVVHCFTGEQRALFNYLDLDLHIGITGWICDERRGTHLHPLVREIPRGRLMLESDAPYLLPRSLRPKPKNGRNEPAYLTEVLREVALHRGESQEELAAHSTASARAFFALPEIA; encoded by the coding sequence ATGCAACTCATCGATATCGGCGTCAACCTGACCAACCCGAGTTTCGCCGAAAAACATCGCGCAGTACTGGACCGAGCCTATGCCGCCGGTGTCTGCCAATTGGTGCTCACCGGCACCAGCGTCGAAGGCAGCGAACAGGCGCTCGAGCTGTCGCGACAACTGGACGAAAGCGGCCGCCAACTGTTCTCTACCGCCGGTATTCATCCGCATTGCGCCAGCGACTGGAATGCCGACAGCGCACAGCGCCTGCGCAGCCTGCTCAAGGAAAGCAGCGTCAAGGCCGTTGGGGAATGCGGCCTGGACTTCAATCGGGACTCCTCCCCCCGCCCGCAACAGGAAAAAGTGCTGGAGGAACATCTGGCCCTGGCCGTCGAGCTGCAACTGCCGGTCTTCCTCCACGAGCGCGACGCCAGCCAGCGCCTGCTGGAAATAGTCCGCGATTTCCGAGACCGCTTGCCGGCCGCGGTGGTGCATTGTTTTACCGGTGAACAGCGCGCGCTGTTCAACTACCTGGACCTGGACTTGCACATTGGCATCACCGGGTGGATCTGCGACGAGCGTCGTGGCACTCACTTGCACCCTCTGGTGCGAGAGATTCCCCGCGGTCGCCTGATGCTCGAAAGCGACGCCCCCTATCTGTTGCCCCGCAGCCTGCGCCCCAAACCGAAGAACGGTCGCAACGAACCGGCCTACCTGACAGAGGTATTGCGCGAGGTGGCCCTGCATCGCGGTGAGAGCCAGGAAGAGCTGGCGGCCCATAGTACCGCCAGCGCCCGTGCCTTCTTCGCCTTGCCCGAGATTGCTTGA
- a CDS encoding methyl-accepting chemotaxis protein, which translates to MGAWLSNISLKYKFWAVNAVAFVTTLLLVLYAVQLEQHARSQASQNNARAQANLLGAWPSGQALPNTENLLGFAAGQIPSLDQRSLPELSNANGWVAFDEMPLFGENPLIGAQVLPRANGQRVAVLAHGPSLQQVFSERFSQYAVAVFILMLAMLGASQLLIRFLLSQLNTLKDVMLHVEKTGDLSARVPLSCTDEVGQMANAFNAMQAGYQRVVNTVANTARQLDIGAARLASSMNDVRHGMLGQQSETDQAATAINEMSATVYHIAQHAGATRDRSQAADALAGSGQEVVGRVQKSISGLSTGVQQTAEMIQRLAEDSQKINGVVNVIHSIAEQTNLLALNAAIEAARAGEMGRGFAVVADEVRNLAKRVQDSTDEITRMVAALQAGTRDAVDFMQESSFKADDCVQQAQEAGTALAEITAAVAQMRESNTQIAVAAEQQSQVAEEMNRAVVSIRDVTENTVQQTVDSATTSNELATLAGELSKAIGQLKL; encoded by the coding sequence ATGGGTGCCTGGCTCAGCAATATCTCACTGAAATACAAGTTCTGGGCGGTCAATGCAGTCGCCTTCGTGACCACCCTGCTACTGGTCCTGTACGCCGTCCAGCTGGAGCAACACGCGCGTAGCCAGGCCTCACAAAACAACGCCCGGGCCCAGGCCAACCTGCTCGGTGCATGGCCCTCCGGACAGGCACTACCCAATACTGAAAACCTGCTGGGCTTCGCTGCCGGCCAGATCCCCAGCCTCGACCAACGCTCCCTGCCAGAACTGAGTAACGCCAACGGATGGGTGGCCTTCGACGAGATGCCGCTGTTCGGCGAAAACCCACTGATCGGCGCGCAAGTGCTGCCTCGGGCCAATGGCCAACGGGTTGCGGTGCTTGCCCATGGGCCAAGCCTGCAACAGGTGTTCAGCGAACGCTTCAGCCAATACGCGGTGGCCGTGTTCATTCTGATGCTGGCGATGCTCGGTGCTTCGCAACTGTTGATCCGTTTCCTGCTCAGCCAACTGAACACCCTCAAGGATGTGATGCTGCATGTGGAGAAGACCGGCGACCTGTCGGCCCGCGTGCCGCTGTCGTGCACCGACGAGGTCGGCCAGATGGCCAATGCCTTCAACGCGATGCAGGCCGGTTACCAGCGGGTGGTCAACACCGTCGCCAACACTGCCCGGCAACTGGATATCGGCGCTGCGCGCCTGGCGTCGAGCATGAACGACGTGCGTCACGGCATGCTGGGCCAGCAAAGCGAAACCGATCAGGCCGCGACGGCGATCAACGAAATGTCCGCCACCGTCTATCACATCGCCCAGCACGCCGGTGCCACCCGGGATCGCTCTCAGGCCGCCGACGCCCTGGCCGGCAGTGGCCAGGAAGTGGTGGGGCGCGTGCAGAAGTCCATCTCCGGGCTTTCCACCGGCGTGCAACAGACCGCCGAGATGATCCAGCGCCTGGCCGAGGACAGTCAGAAGATCAATGGTGTGGTCAACGTGATCCACAGCATCGCCGAGCAAACCAACCTGCTGGCGCTCAACGCCGCGATCGAAGCGGCGCGCGCCGGTGAAATGGGCCGGGGGTTTGCGGTGGTCGCCGATGAAGTACGCAACCTCGCCAAACGGGTGCAGGACTCCACCGACGAAATCACCCGGATGGTCGCCGCCCTGCAGGCCGGCACCCGCGACGCGGTGGACTTCATGCAGGAAAGCTCGTTCAAGGCAGACGATTGCGTGCAGCAGGCACAGGAAGCCGGCACAGCGCTGGCGGAAATCACCGCGGCCGTGGCGCAAATGCGTGAAAGCAATACCCAGATTGCAGTGGCCGCCGAGCAGCAAAGCCAGGTGGCCGAAGAAATGAATCGCGCCGTGGTGAGTATTCGCGACGTCACCGAAAACACCGTGCAACAGACCGTCGACTCGGCGACCACCAGTAACGAACTGGCGACCCTGGCCGGAGAGTTGAGCAAGGCCATCGGTCAGTTGAAGCTTTAA
- a CDS encoding Mpo1-like protein: MGKRHPNLPAWQWRSYPHNHRNPTNLVLHLIAVPLFIVGFLLLVSGVFGLSFTNVAIGVVGLIAALGLQRHGHSLEAQAAEPFSDRKDAVQRLLVEQFVTFPRFVLSGAWWRAWRERHRH; the protein is encoded by the coding sequence ATGGGTAAACGTCACCCCAACCTCCCCGCCTGGCAATGGCGCTCCTACCCGCATAACCACCGCAACCCGACCAACCTGGTGTTGCACCTGATTGCGGTGCCGCTGTTCATCGTCGGCTTCCTGTTGCTGGTTTCAGGGGTATTCGGCTTGAGCTTCACCAACGTCGCCATCGGCGTGGTCGGCCTGATTGCAGCCTTGGGCCTGCAGCGTCATGGCCATAGCCTGGAGGCGCAAGCCGCCGAACCGTTCAGTGACCGTAAGGATGCGGTCCAGCGCCTGCTGGTGGAACAATTCGTGACCTTTCCACGCTTCGTTCTCAGCGGCGCCTGGTGGCGTGCCTGGCGCGAGCGCCACCGGCATTGA
- a CDS encoding acyl-CoA thioesterase, protein MGFSDLLDAVRQHPLDLSIPTEWAQGRASFGGLVAALQYETMRAKVPTERPVRSLAITFVGPVTPDVPVSFEVEVLREGKAVSQVLGRAVQNGQVVTLVQGSFGASRPSEVTVVAEEAPAMKHWDECPELPYVKDMTPEFMRHLAMRWSIGGMPFTGNKSRDMGGWVRLRGDVKEEPLAEAHILALVDAWPPALLPHLTSPVPGSTLTWTIEFVQPLLALSTLDWCKYRVHIEHARDGYGHAAAALWSAEGQLIALSRQTVTIFG, encoded by the coding sequence ATGGGCTTTTCCGATTTGCTCGATGCCGTCCGCCAACATCCGTTGGATCTGTCGATTCCAACCGAGTGGGCGCAGGGGCGGGCCAGTTTCGGCGGATTGGTAGCGGCTTTGCAGTATGAAACCATGCGCGCAAAGGTCCCCACCGAGCGTCCGGTGCGTTCGTTGGCGATCACCTTTGTCGGTCCGGTCACCCCCGATGTGCCGGTCAGCTTTGAAGTCGAGGTGCTGCGCGAGGGCAAGGCTGTCAGCCAGGTGCTGGGGCGTGCGGTGCAGAACGGTCAGGTAGTGACCCTGGTGCAGGGCAGTTTTGGTGCCTCTCGTCCGTCCGAGGTGACGGTTGTCGCCGAGGAAGCGCCTGCCATGAAACATTGGGACGAATGCCCGGAGTTGCCTTACGTCAAGGACATGACGCCGGAGTTCATGCGCCATCTGGCAATGCGCTGGAGCATCGGGGGCATGCCCTTCACCGGCAACAAGTCGCGAGACATGGGCGGCTGGGTGCGCCTGCGTGGCGATGTGAAGGAAGAACCCCTGGCCGAGGCGCATATCCTTGCATTGGTGGACGCTTGGCCGCCGGCCTTGTTACCGCATCTGACCAGCCCGGTACCCGGCAGCACCCTGACCTGGACCATTGAATTCGTGCAGCCGCTGCTGGCGCTCAGCACCCTGGACTGGTGCAAGTACCGGGTGCATATCGAGCATGCCCGTGATGGTTATGGCCATGCGGCCGCGGCACTCTGGAGCGCGGAAGGTCAGTTGATCGCGCTCAGCCGACAGACAGTAACCATCTTCGGCTGA